The Vicia villosa cultivar HV-30 ecotype Madison, WI linkage group LG1, Vvil1.0, whole genome shotgun sequence genome includes a region encoding these proteins:
- the LOC131660016 gene encoding uncharacterized protein LOC131660016, with amino-acid sequence MAPPLKTGSRNISYTFLNPNLDSLECLVKKITPDETTRFREKYGYILSLLKMPFTKYEQEGVHTLLQFYNPSLRYFTFPDYLLIPTLEEYSLFLGVPIKKGEVPYYSTMEAPTSIEISKALYLSKSVVDANLSERGKCQGFHMEFLVKRGCDAAEAKEWDTFRAILALSIYGILMFPNVPDFVDMSAIHLFILQNPVPTLLGDVYHSVHQKNRQKKGLVRCFAPLLYRWFRSHLPERGAFVDSRHTSKWAERIMGLRAKDIVWYNRSLEDKEVIMSCGKFNNVPLMGIRGGINYNPVLARRTYGYAFVNPPEQSEIAENIFYHVVTDNGQMAEAVQAWKNICWRDKKHFGQRDCATYEDYTKWVETVANTQGMPFPIKDPLYPPVGAQPNIVSMPRYNETVEQNRKLTEQMETMQGSTSQKRPRMVVDPKSTKIQERKIKEHYEDQLAELTKRLQIQTDIAKSEKARRKKADKLLLERQAKIEGCYEEIRELKGQIREKDQENVQVQEEARYWENHHQSCWMGFLFPFSVLLAHESRIFCTSNMVVKLMDYGCLSWLRFVISHYLVVLVRDKAENS; translated from the exons ATGGCTCCTCCATTGAAGACTGGTAGTCGCAACATCTCTTACACATTTCTAAATCCGAATCTGGATTCTCTCGAGTGTTTGGTTAAGAAGATCACGCCGGATGAAACAACCAGGTTCCGTGAAAAGTATGGGTATATTCTGAGTCTCctcaagatgccgttcaccaaATATGAGCAAGAAGGAGTTCATACCTTGCTTCAGTTCTACAACCCTTCTCTCCGTTACTTCACGTTCCCTGACTACCTTTTGATTCCCACATTGGAAGAATATTCTCTTTTCCTTGGTGTTCCGATCAAGAAGGGGGAAGTTCCGTACTATAGCACCATGGAGGCTCCCACTTCTATTGAAATCTccaaggctctttatttgagcaagtcagtTGTTGATGCAAATCTTTCCGAGAGAGGAAAATGTCAGGGTTTTCATATGGAGTTCCTGGTCAAAAGAGGGTGTGATGCGGCTGAAGCGAAAGAATGGGACACTTTTAGGGCTATCTTGGCTCTAAGTATCTATGGTATCTTAATGTTTCCGAACGTGCCTGATTTTGTTGACATGAGTGCAATCCATTTGTTCATTCTACAGAATCCTGTTCCTACACTCTTGGGGGATGTTTATCATTCAGTTCACCAAAAGAACCGtcaaaagaagggtttggtcagATGTTTCGCTCCTTTGCTATACCGTTGGTTCAGATCACATTTGCCTGAACGTGGAGCTTTCGTCGATAGTAGGCACACCTCTAAATGGGCTGAAAGGATTATGGGACTTAGAGCCAAAGACATTGTATGGTATAACAGATCTTTGGAAGACAAGGAAGTTATTATGAGTTGTGGAAAGTTCAATAATGTGCCCCTCATGGGTATTAGAGGTGGGATCAATTATAATCCCGTCTTGGCTAGGAGAACTTATGGGTATGCTTTCGTCAATCCTCCTGAGCAATCGGAGATAGCTGAGAACATTTTCTATCATGTGGTCACCGACAATGGGCAGATGGCAGAAGCTGTACAAGCCTGGAAGAACATTTGTTGGAGAGACAAGAAGCATTTTGGTCAAAGGGACTGTGCGACTTATGAAGACTATACTAAGTGGGTCGAAACGGTGGCTAATACCCAAGGGATGCCTTTCCCTATTAAAGATCCTTTGTACCCTCCTGTTGGCGCACAACCCAACATCGTCTCCATGCCTCGTTATAATGAGACTGTTGAGCAGAATCGGAAATTGACTGAACAGATGGAGACAATGCAG GGAAGCACTTCTCAAAAGAGGCCGAGAATGGTTGTCGATCCCAAGTCCACTAAGATTCAAGAGAGGAAGATCAAAGAGCATTATGAGGATCAGTTGGCGGAATTGACAAAGAGGCTCCAAATCCAGACTGATATAGCCAAATCAGAGAAAGCCCGTCGAAAGAAAGCAGACAAGCTCCTTCTGGAACGTCAGGCAAAGATTGAGGGGTGTTATGAAGAGATTCGCGAGTTGAAAGGCCAGATAAGAGAAAAAGACCAAGAAAATGTCCAAGTTCAAGAGGAAGCTAGATATTGGGAG AATCACCACCAgtcttgttggatggggttcttATTTCCATTTTCTGTATTGTTGGCTCATGAGAGCAGGATATTTTGTACTTCAAACATGGTTGTGAAATTAATGGATTATGGTTGTTTATCTTGGTTGCGCTTTGTTATTTCTCATTATCTTGTAGTGCTGGTTCGAGACAAAGCCGAAAATTCTTGA